Below is a genomic region from Carboxydocella sporoproducens DSM 16521.
GTAATAAGGAAATAATATCTTCCCAAAAATAAACAACTACGGCTACAAGGGTGCCCAGGTGCAATAATGTATCCAGTAATAAGCCAGCTTCCTTAATACCCATCAATTTTTGCACTAGCACCAGATGTCCCGAGGATGATATGGGAAGAAACTCTGTTAACCCTTGAATAATACCTAGAATAATAGCCTCAATATAACTCATTTTCCTGCCTCCCAGTCTAATAATGACATTACTTTGTTATTATAACAACAATCACCCCCTTTAGCAATTAGCTAAAGGGGGATCAACCAACCTTCCGGGAGCAAAATTAGGGTTAAGATAGTCATCCAGGTTAGTACTAATTATTCGATAGACTTCAATTTTCCCATCCCGTAGCCTACCCTGCAGGATAAGATCTCCATATCTATACTCACTTACATCGCTTAAAAAAGAATAGTCAACAGGAAAAATTGCCTCTGGAGCAAGAGGAGTATATAATATCATTTAACTTCTGGCCTCCTTGATCATATCTTTTAGTTTAGCGAGGGCCTTACTTAATCCGCCTACCTCATCGATTAAACCAACTTCAACTGCCTCAGCCCCTATTAATACCGTCCCAATATCCCGGGCCAGTTCACCTGTTCGGAACATGAGCTCGCGAAATTTCTCGGGAGTAATCTTGGAATGTTTTGTTACAAATTTAACTACCCTATCTTGCATTTTATCCAGATATTCATAGGTCTGAGGAACCCCTATCACCAGTCCGCTCAAACGAATGGGATGAATGGTCATCGATGCCGTTTCTGCGATAAAGGAATATTTAGCCGCAACCGCTATCGGGGTCCCAATGCTGTGGCCTCCCCCAAGAACCAGGGATACGGTGGGTTTACTTAAACTTTCCACCATTTCAGCAATAGCCAGACCGGCCTCCACATCACCACCGATGGTATTCAATATTAACAGAATACCCTCTACTTCCGGGCTTTGCTCCAATGCCACCAACTGCGGTAATATATGCTCATACTTGGTGGTCTTATTTTGTGGAGGCAGCATCATATGTCCTTCGATCTGACCTACTATGGTAATACAGTGGATAGAACTTTTATTCACGGCGGGATTCTGGGGTTGTCCATATTCTTTTATTGGATTAAAAGTCTCTTTCCTGCTGGCTCCTGGTAAAGGCGCTGCCGGTTCAGGATTTACCGGTACTTCCGGTTCATTATCCTGGGTAAAGGTCTGTAAAGCCACGGCAGGCTCCCACCACTGCCAATGGTAGTTAGACATAAATTGCCCTCCTTTCTTCCTCTATGGTTTGCGATAAAAGCAAAAAAAATACACCTTCTGCTTGGTGGTAGTAAAGATGTAGATTTTTGTCGCTTTGTATACAGGATTTGGCAGCAGGAAATCAGGGAGATGCGAGGAATATGTCATAAAAAACCAGCAAGGGGGAGTTATTTGTGAAAAAAGTCCTTATCTCTTTTTTGTTTGTGGTGTTTTTATTGCCAGCGACGCTGGTCTGGGCCTGGGAGGACCATATCATCCTGGGTCGTACCTATGATGGGGAGGTGGATACCACCCATACCATTCCCGGCTATTCCCTGGAGCAAATGCTGAAGTTTCTCTACTATGAGGCCAGCAATGTGGAAGAGATTCTGGCTATTGATGGAGTGCCCATCAGCAAGACTCCGTGGAAGAAGTACGGGGGGAAAATCAATCCAAAGGTGAAAAAGCCCGACCCAATTGATACTATGCCGAGGCCTATAAATGTGGCATTTTCTAATGGTCTATTTGTCTATTTTCCAGATCAGCGACCTGTTTTTTATAAAAACAGAGTTATGGTCCCACTTCGTGCTTTTGCTGAGGCATTAAGTGCAAATGTTTCTTGGAACCAGCAAGATCAAAGCATTAAAATACAGAAAGACAATACAATGATAGTTTTTAAAATCAATTCAAATATTATGCTTATTAATGGAATTGAAAAAAAGATGGATATCGCACCCTATATCCTTAACAAGCGAACCATGACGCCAGTTCGTTATATCTGTGAGGCGTTTGGATATCAGGTTAGCTGGGATAATAA
It encodes:
- a CDS encoding YlzJ-like family protein, which produces MILYTPLAPEAIFPVDYSFLSDVSEYRYGDLILQGRLRDGKIEVYRIISTNLDDYLNPNFAPGRLVDPPLANC
- a CDS encoding ClpP family protease, which translates into the protein MSNYHWQWWEPAVALQTFTQDNEPEVPVNPEPAAPLPGASRKETFNPIKEYGQPQNPAVNKSSIHCITIVGQIEGHMMLPPQNKTTKYEHILPQLVALEQSPEVEGILLILNTIGGDVEAGLAIAEMVESLSKPTVSLVLGGGHSIGTPIAVAAKYSFIAETASMTIHPIRLSGLVIGVPQTYEYLDKMQDRVVKFVTKHSKITPEKFRELMFRTGELARDIGTVLIGAEAVEVGLIDEVGGLSKALAKLKDMIKEARS
- a CDS encoding copper amine oxidase N-terminal domain-containing protein, which translates into the protein MKKVLISFLFVVFLLPATLVWAWEDHIILGRTYDGEVDTTHTIPGYSLEQMLKFLYYEASNVEEILAIDGVPISKTPWKKYGGKINPKVKKPDPIDTMPRPINVAFSNGLFVYFPDQRPVFYKNRVMVPLRAFAEALSANVSWNQQDQSIKIQKDNTMIVFKINSNIMLINGIEKKMDIAPYILNKRTMTPVRYICEAFGYQVSWDNNAKMVLVNVDVDFVPGGYGNEQ